From the genome of Streptomyces sp. NBC_01317, one region includes:
- the rplU gene encoding 50S ribosomal protein L21: MYAIVRSGGRQHKVAVGDIVEVDKIPTAKVGDTVELSTLLVVDGDAVTSDPWVLDGIKVQAEIVDHHKGVKIDILRYKNKTGYRRRQGHRQQYTAIKVTGIPAAAK, translated from the coding sequence GTGTACGCCATCGTGCGCAGCGGTGGCCGCCAGCACAAGGTTGCTGTCGGCGACATCGTTGAGGTTGACAAGATTCCCACCGCCAAGGTTGGCGACACGGTCGAGCTCTCGACCCTGCTCGTGGTCGACGGCGACGCCGTCACCAGCGACCCGTGGGTCCTGGACGGCATCAAGGTCCAGGCCGAGATCGTGGATCACCACAAGGGTGTCAAGATCGACATCCTTCGCTACAAGAACAAGACCGGCTACCGCCGTCGCCAGGGTCACCGCCAGCAGTACACGGCGATCAAGGTCACCGGTATCCCCGCGGCTGCGAAGTAA
- the rpmA gene encoding 50S ribosomal protein L27: MAHKKGASSTRNGRDSNAQRLGVKRFGGQVVNAGEILVRQRGTHFHPGSGVGRGGDDTLFALSAGAVEFGTSRGRKVVNIVPVA, encoded by the coding sequence ATGGCACACAAGAAGGGCGCATCGTCCACTCGGAACGGGCGCGATTCGAATGCTCAGCGGCTCGGCGTGAAGCGCTTCGGCGGTCAGGTCGTCAACGCCGGTGAGATCCTGGTCCGCCAGCGCGGCACACACTTCCACCCCGGTTCCGGCGTCGGCCGTGGCGGCGACGACACGCTGTTCGCGCTGAGCGCCGGCGCGGTGGAGTTCGGCACCAGCCGTGGCCGCAAGGTTGTGAACATCGTTCCGGTCGCCTGA
- the obgE gene encoding GTPase ObgE has product MTTFVDRVELHVAAGSGGHGCASVHREKFKPLGGPDGGNGGHGGDVILVVDQDVTTLLDYHHTPHRKATNGQPGAGANRSGKDGQDLVLPVPDGTVVLDKAGNVLADLVGQGTTYVAAEGGRGGLGNASLASARRKAPGFALLGVPGGGGDIVLELKTVADVALVGYPSAGKSSLISVLSAAKPKIADYPFTTLIPNLGVVTAGSVVYTIADVPGLIPGASQGRGLGLEFLRHVERCSVLLHVLDTATLESDRDPVTDLDVIEAELALYGGLEDRPRMVVLNKVDIPDGKDLADMIRPELEKRGYHVFEASAVDRTGLKELSFGLAEAVAKARADKPQEEATRIVIRPKAVDDAGFTVTLEEDGIYRVRGEKPERWVRQTDFSNDEAVGYLADRLSRLGVEDQLMKAGARSGDGVAIGAEDNAVVFDWEPTMMAGAEMLGRRGEDHRLEAPRPASQRRRDRDAERDDVQKEYDEFDPF; this is encoded by the coding sequence ATGACCACCTTCGTGGACCGCGTCGAGCTGCATGTCGCCGCGGGTAGCGGAGGCCACGGCTGCGCCTCCGTACACCGTGAGAAGTTCAAGCCGCTCGGTGGACCCGACGGCGGCAACGGCGGACATGGCGGCGACGTCATCCTGGTCGTCGACCAGGACGTGACCACGCTGCTCGACTACCACCACACGCCGCACCGCAAGGCCACCAACGGCCAGCCGGGCGCCGGGGCCAACCGCTCCGGCAAGGACGGCCAGGACCTGGTCCTGCCCGTCCCGGACGGCACGGTCGTCCTCGACAAGGCCGGCAACGTCCTCGCCGACCTCGTCGGCCAGGGCACGACGTACGTGGCGGCCGAAGGCGGCCGTGGCGGCCTCGGCAACGCGTCCCTCGCCTCCGCCCGCCGCAAGGCCCCCGGCTTCGCGCTGCTCGGCGTGCCCGGGGGCGGCGGTGACATCGTGCTGGAGCTCAAGACGGTCGCCGACGTCGCGCTCGTCGGCTACCCGAGCGCCGGCAAGTCGTCGCTGATCTCCGTGCTCTCGGCCGCCAAGCCGAAGATCGCGGACTATCCGTTCACCACGCTCATCCCCAACCTCGGTGTGGTCACGGCCGGTTCGGTCGTCTACACGATCGCCGACGTGCCCGGACTGATCCCCGGCGCCAGCCAGGGCCGCGGCCTCGGTCTTGAGTTCCTGCGCCACGTCGAGCGCTGCTCGGTGCTGCTGCACGTCCTGGACACCGCCACGCTGGAGTCCGACCGCGACCCGGTCACCGACCTCGACGTGATCGAGGCGGAGCTGGCGCTGTACGGGGGCCTGGAGGACCGGCCGCGCATGGTCGTCCTCAACAAGGTCGACATCCCGGACGGCAAGGACCTCGCCGACATGATCCGTCCCGAGCTGGAGAAGCGCGGCTACCACGTCTTCGAGGCGTCCGCGGTCGACCGCACCGGCCTCAAGGAGCTGTCCTTCGGACTCGCCGAGGCCGTCGCCAAGGCCCGCGCCGACAAGCCGCAGGAGGAGGCGACCCGGATCGTCATCCGTCCGAAGGCCGTCGACGACGCGGGCTTCACCGTCACTCTGGAAGAGGACGGGATCTACCGCGTACGGGGCGAGAAGCCCGAACGCTGGGTGCGACAGACCGACTTCAGCAACGACGAGGCCGTCGGCTACCTCGCGGACCGGCTCAGCCGGCTCGGCGTCGAGGACCAGCTGATGAAGGCCGGCGCCCGGTCGGGCGACGGTGTGGCGATCGGCGCCGAGGACAACGCGGTCGTCTTCGACTGGGAGCCCACGATGATGGCGGGCGCCGAGATGCTGGGCCGCCGCGGCGAGGACCACCGCCTGGAGGCACCCCGTCCCGCGTCGCAGCGCCGCAGGGACCGTGACGCCGAGCGCGACGACGTCCAGAAGGAGTACGACGAGTTCGACCCCTTCTAG
- a CDS encoding bifunctional cytidylyltransferase/SDR family oxidoreductase, translating into MSATSASNARPRTTAVVLAGGTGQRVGLSIPKQLLKIAGKAVIEHTLSIFQQADAIDDVIVLMAPGFVPDVEKIVIKSGLTKVTRVIEGGATRNETTERAIAALGEGLAEGEDANVLFHDAVRPLLSQRVIQDCVDALDRYQAVDVAIPSADTIIVTRTHGGDGEFITEVPDRSRLRRGQTPQAFKLSTIRKAYAVAGGDPNFQATDDCSVVLKYLPDVPIYVVAGDEYNMKVTQPVDVFIADKLFQLASTAAPAQADEAAYRELLSGRTLVVFGGSYGIGADIAALAERYGASVYALGRSTTGTHVENPEHVDDALSKAYSETGRIDYVINTAGVLRIGKLAETDNTTIQEALNVNYLAPVQIARASYKYLAETKGQLLLYTSSSYTRGRAEYSLYSSTKAAMVNLTQALSDEWAADGIRVNCVNPERTATPMRTKAFGQEPAGSLLSSEAVARTSLDVLLSELTGHVIDVRQQDPTRTASEASGFEQALAAVLDRQEDV; encoded by the coding sequence GTGTCTGCAACTTCCGCGTCCAACGCGAGGCCCCGCACCACCGCCGTCGTCCTGGCGGGCGGTACAGGTCAGCGCGTGGGCCTGTCGATCCCCAAGCAGCTGCTGAAGATCGCGGGCAAGGCGGTCATCGAGCACACACTGTCGATCTTCCAGCAGGCCGACGCGATCGACGACGTGATCGTGCTCATGGCGCCGGGCTTCGTCCCCGACGTGGAGAAGATCGTCATCAAGTCCGGGCTGACCAAGGTCACCCGGGTGATCGAGGGCGGCGCGACGCGGAACGAGACCACCGAGCGGGCCATCGCCGCGCTGGGCGAGGGCCTGGCGGAGGGCGAGGACGCCAACGTCCTGTTCCACGACGCGGTACGGCCCCTGCTCTCGCAGCGGGTGATCCAGGACTGCGTGGACGCGCTCGACCGCTACCAGGCCGTCGACGTCGCGATCCCCTCCGCGGACACCATCATCGTGACCCGTACGCACGGCGGCGACGGCGAGTTCATCACCGAGGTCCCCGACCGCTCCCGGCTGCGCCGCGGCCAGACCCCGCAGGCCTTCAAGCTCTCCACGATCCGCAAGGCGTACGCCGTCGCCGGCGGCGACCCCAACTTCCAGGCCACGGACGACTGCTCGGTGGTGCTCAAGTACCTGCCCGACGTGCCGATCTACGTCGTCGCGGGCGACGAGTACAACATGAAGGTCACCCAGCCCGTCGACGTCTTCATCGCCGACAAGCTCTTCCAGCTGGCCTCCACCGCCGCCCCCGCCCAGGCCGACGAGGCCGCCTACCGCGAACTGCTCTCCGGCCGCACGCTGGTGGTCTTCGGCGGTTCGTACGGCATCGGCGCGGACATCGCCGCCCTGGCGGAGCGGTACGGCGCGTCGGTGTACGCGCTCGGGCGCTCCACCACCGGTACGCACGTCGAGAACCCGGAACACGTCGACGACGCCCTGTCGAAGGCGTACTCGGAGACCGGCCGCATCGACTACGTGATCAACACCGCGGGTGTGCTGCGCATCGGCAAGCTGGCCGAGACGGACAACACGACGATCCAGGAAGCGCTCAACGTCAACTACCTGGCGCCGGTGCAGATCGCGCGGGCCTCGTACAAGTACCTGGCCGAGACCAAGGGCCAGTTGCTCCTCTACACGTCCTCCAGCTACACGCGGGGCCGCGCGGAGTACAGCCTCTACTCGTCCACGAAGGCCGCCATGGTGAACCTGACCCAGGCGCTGTCGGACGAGTGGGCCGCCGACGGCATCCGGGTGAACTGCGTGAACCCCGAGCGCACCGCGACCCCCATGCGGACCAAGGCGTTCGGCCAGGAGCCCGCCGGGTCCCTGCTCTCCTCCGAAGCGGTCGCCAGGACGTCCCTCGACGTGCTGCTCTCCGAGCTGACCGGCCACGTCATCGACGTACGGCAGCAGGACCCGACACGCACCGCGTCCGAGGCCTCCGGCTTCGAGCAGGCGCTGGCCGCCGTCCTGGACCGTCAGGAAGATGTGTAA
- a CDS encoding glycosyltransferase family 2 protein, translating to MNNIAVPDVSVIVGAYEAMPYLVRCLESVEKQTLGAGRIEIVAVDDGSTDGTGEYLEKFAAESAVPTRVVRQANSGGPSGPRNVGLSLARGRYVFFLDADDYFGEEALERMVAMADRAGTDVVLGKVEGVNRTAPRSMWGKTVERVDVFNSRAIFALSAQKLFRRDLLTRLDLRFDEELRTGEDALFTLEVFLRGSGVSIVADYTCYYLVGRDDGKHVTKSGGYILRFDSARALMKLIADLVPPGAKRDKLMTRPFTVTLLQQFTPHLLKESDDVRRHKMELAAPLMAEYWTPGLAARLKVNERLRLECVARGRLDLLLDVLTFIRAGTAPEVVRKGRTGTTYLAYPHFGSRRAGIRDVTYEITVNDWAGKRRVEPARTIRRPASLARRAARKVRRTMRELTSKG from the coding sequence ATGAACAACATTGCTGTTCCTGATGTGAGCGTCATCGTCGGTGCGTATGAGGCGATGCCCTACCTCGTCCGCTGTCTGGAATCGGTGGAGAAACAGACGCTGGGCGCCGGAAGAATCGAGATCGTCGCCGTCGACGACGGTTCGACCGACGGCACGGGGGAGTATCTGGAGAAATTCGCCGCGGAGTCCGCCGTCCCGACCAGAGTGGTGCGCCAGGCCAATTCCGGCGGACCCAGCGGCCCCCGCAATGTGGGGCTGTCCCTGGCGCGCGGCCGTTATGTGTTCTTCCTCGACGCGGACGACTACTTCGGCGAGGAGGCCCTGGAACGGATGGTCGCCATGGCCGACCGCGCCGGTACGGACGTGGTGCTCGGCAAGGTCGAGGGCGTCAACCGCACCGCCCCCCGCTCCATGTGGGGGAAGACCGTCGAGCGGGTCGACGTGTTCAACTCCCGGGCCATCTTCGCGCTCAGCGCGCAGAAGCTCTTCCGGCGCGACCTGCTCACCCGGCTGGACCTGCGCTTCGACGAGGAACTGAGGACGGGCGAGGACGCCCTCTTCACGCTGGAGGTGTTCCTGCGGGGCTCCGGTGTCTCCATCGTGGCCGACTACACGTGCTATTACCTCGTCGGCCGCGACGACGGCAAACACGTCACCAAGTCGGGTGGATACATCCTGCGGTTCGATTCCGCGCGGGCCCTGATGAAGCTGATCGCCGACCTCGTACCCCCGGGTGCCAAGCGCGACAAGCTGATGACCAGACCTTTCACGGTCACCCTGCTCCAGCAGTTCACCCCGCACCTCCTCAAGGAGTCCGACGACGTCCGGCGCCACAAGATGGAGCTGGCCGCCCCCCTGATGGCCGAATACTGGACACCGGGTCTGGCGGCCCGTCTGAAGGTGAACGAGCGGCTGCGCCTGGAGTGTGTGGCCAGGGGGCGGCTCGACCTCCTCCTCGACGTCCTCACCTTCATCCGGGCCGGCACCGCGCCCGAGGTGGTGCGCAAGGGCCGGACGGGGACGACGTATCTGGCCTACCCGCATTTCGGGTCCCGCAGGGCGGGTATCCGTGACGTGACGTACGAGATCACCGTCAACGACTGGGCGGGCAAGCGGCGGGTGGAACCGGCCAGGACCATCCGCAGACCCGCGTCGCTGGCACGGCGGGCGGCGCGCAAAGTGCGCAGGACAATGCGCGAGCTGACGTCGAAGGGATGA
- a CDS encoding glucose-1-phosphate thymidylyltransferase has product MKALVLSGGAGTRLRPITHTSAKQLVPVANKPVLFYGLEAIAEAGITEVGVIVGDTADEIREAVGDGSQFGMRITYLQQEAPLGLAHAVLIAREFLGDDDFVMYLGDNFIVGGISGLVDGFRADRPDAQILLTQVPNPTSFGVAELDVGGRVVALEEKPKQPKSDLALVGVYLFTPAVHEAVRSIEPSWRGELEITHAIQWLIDQKKDVRSTTISGYWKDTGNVTDMLEVNRSVLERIEPFCEGTVDADSEIIGRVRIEKGAKVTGSRIVGPAIIGADTVVSDAYIGPFTSVSEECTIEDSEIEYSIILRGASITGVRRVEASLIGRSVEVTPAPRHPSAHRLVLGDHSKVQISS; this is encoded by the coding sequence GTGAAGGCTCTCGTGCTGTCCGGCGGGGCGGGTACCCGTCTGCGCCCCATCACGCACACCTCCGCCAAACAGCTGGTACCGGTGGCGAACAAACCGGTGCTCTTCTACGGCCTCGAAGCGATCGCGGAAGCGGGCATCACGGAGGTCGGGGTGATCGTCGGGGACACCGCCGACGAGATCCGTGAAGCGGTCGGCGACGGCTCGCAATTCGGAATGCGGATCACCTATCTCCAGCAGGAGGCCCCGCTCGGCCTGGCGCACGCCGTGCTGATCGCCCGCGAATTCCTGGGCGACGACGACTTCGTGATGTACCTGGGTGACAACTTCATCGTCGGCGGTATCTCCGGTCTGGTCGACGGATTCCGCGCCGACCGGCCCGACGCGCAGATCCTGCTCACCCAGGTGCCCAACCCGACCTCCTTCGGCGTGGCCGAACTCGACGTCGGCGGCCGGGTGGTGGCCCTGGAGGAGAAGCCGAAGCAGCCCAAGAGCGACCTCGCGCTGGTCGGCGTCTACCTCTTCACCCCGGCCGTGCACGAGGCCGTACGGTCCATCGAGCCCTCCTGGCGCGGCGAGCTGGAGATCACCCACGCCATCCAGTGGCTCATCGACCAGAAGAAGGACGTCCGTTCCACGACCATCTCCGGGTACTGGAAGGACACCGGCAACGTCACCGACATGCTGGAGGTCAACCGCTCGGTGCTGGAGCGGATCGAGCCGTTCTGCGAAGGCACCGTCGACGCGGACAGTGAGATCATCGGCCGGGTCAGGATCGAGAAGGGCGCGAAGGTGACCGGAAGCCGGATCGTCGGCCCCGCGATCATCGGCGCGGACACGGTGGTCAGCGACGCCTACATCGGTCCCTTCACCTCGGTCTCGGAGGAGTGCACGATCGAGGACAGCGAGATCGAGTACTCCATCATCCTGCGGGGTGCCTCCATCACCGGTGTACGCCGGGTCGAGGCGTCGCTGATCGGCCGCAGCGTCGAGGTCACCCCCGCCCCCCGTCACCCGTCCGCC